One part of the Novipirellula aureliae genome encodes these proteins:
- a CDS encoding TetR/AcrR family transcriptional regulator — protein sequence MNAKHSETRNHILRTGRIAIAQKGFTALGLAELLRVADVPKGSFYHYFKSKEHFGCIVITEYIEEYAQTLDALLDSSKGTVAQQLLDYFTDWIETQSGDIVSADAPPEARCLVVKLSAEIADLSVEMREALHRGTSELISRLAAIIDKGFTDGSITSDQSSTQLAECLYEVWLGASLLEKLRQDGTSFETALCLSRRLLQ from the coding sequence ATGAACGCCAAACACTCCGAAACCCGCAACCATATTCTTCGCACGGGACGCATCGCGATCGCCCAAAAGGGCTTCACCGCGCTCGGCCTCGCCGAATTGTTGCGGGTCGCGGATGTCCCGAAAGGCTCGTTCTATCACTACTTTAAGTCAAAAGAGCATTTCGGCTGCATCGTGATCACCGAGTACATTGAGGAGTATGCTCAAACGCTTGATGCGTTACTCGATTCTTCCAAGGGGACAGTGGCCCAGCAATTGCTAGACTATTTCACCGATTGGATTGAAACGCAAAGCGGCGATATTGTTAGCGCCGACGCACCGCCCGAAGCACGCTGTTTGGTGGTCAAATTGAGCGCTGAAATCGCGGATTTGTCGGTTGAAATGCGGGAAGCCTTGCATCGGGGAACGAGCGAATTGATTTCGCGGTTGGCAGCGATTATTGACAAAGGGTTCACCGACGGTTCGATCACGAGTGACCAATCTTCTACACAGTTGGCCGAGTGCCTTTATGAAGTTTGGCTTGGAGCTAGCTTGCTTGAAAAACTTCGCCAAGATGGAACATCATTCGAAACCGCGCTTTGCTTGTCCAGACGGCTGCTCCAGTAG
- a CDS encoding TadE/TadG family type IV pilus assembly protein: MTRTHLSCIPSLRADGRRGVAAVEFAITAVVLLMLIFASIEMTRAVMLRHSADRAAYAAARHGIIPGVSAEQVEQTALDHLEIVGVKMATIEVIPATITEESETVEVIVRFPVAENAWAVPNFIKGDMKGQAKMICERSKMVMANSLPLPPPDPEPEPEPEPEPEPEPEPAPEPEPEPEPEPEPEPEPAPEPEPEPEPEPPPRI, encoded by the coding sequence ATGACAAGAACACATCTATCCTGCATCCCTTCCCTTCGTGCGGATGGTCGTCGCGGCGTCGCAGCCGTTGAATTCGCGATTACAGCGGTCGTGTTGTTGATGTTGATATTCGCCAGTATCGAAATGACTCGAGCGGTGATGCTCCGACATAGCGCTGACCGAGCTGCCTATGCAGCGGCGCGTCATGGCATCATCCCAGGCGTATCCGCCGAGCAAGTGGAGCAAACCGCGCTGGACCACTTGGAGATTGTCGGCGTCAAAATGGCGACCATCGAAGTGATCCCTGCGACGATTACGGAAGAATCCGAAACGGTCGAAGTGATCGTTCGATTCCCCGTCGCAGAAAATGCTTGGGCGGTTCCCAATTTCATTAAGGGAGACATGAAAGGACAAGCCAAGATGATCTGTGAACGGTCAAAAATGGTGATGGCCAACTCGCTACCCCTGCCTCCCCCCGACCCCGAACCGGAACCCGAACCCGAACCCGAACCAGAGCCCGAACCGGAACCAGCTCCAGAGCCCGAACCCGAGCCGGAACCGGAACCCGAACCGGAGCCCGAACCAGCTCCTGAACCAGAGCCGGAGCCGGAACCGGAGCCACCGCCTCGGATATAG
- a CDS encoding efflux RND transporter periplasmic adaptor subunit has product MKKRFTYDDILARLAVTRLRCPGKCPGKCTGKCPGRCIVLCIGLCICFIGGCQAKQTGPPPTPPPPSVSVALPVEKEIVEWDTFTGRLEAVNLVEVRSRVGGYLDSVHFEEGQFVNEEDLLFIVDPRPFEAEVRMAEAAIEEAEARFEQSKAQLAQARASKESMLAEIEYARTQYNRYKELNARNAASESDLEQARSVFLKAQAGVESADASIALANASIATAAASIATSKAAKNEAALNLEYTNIKAPISGRISRRYVTEGNLISGGSQQSTLLTTIVSLDPIYFVFDASEQQVLRLQRLSQGGVRVSARDARYPVFLSLADEDSFSRRGYIDFVDNRFDEGTATMTARAEFSNKDHFLTPGMFGKLQIAKTKPFKTLLVPDSAIGTDQTEQFVYVLSEDNQAIRKVVETGPLALGLRVIRNGIEPTDRVVVVGLQRVRLGMPLDPEPVTIEAEEDPFTGGDVAP; this is encoded by the coding sequence ATGAAAAAACGATTCACGTACGACGATATTCTCGCTCGCTTGGCGGTGACGCGTTTGCGGTGCCCTGGGAAATGCCCTGGGAAATGCACTGGGAAATGCCCTGGAAGGTGCATCGTTCTGTGCATTGGACTATGCATTTGCTTCATTGGCGGCTGTCAAGCCAAGCAAACCGGACCGCCTCCCACTCCGCCGCCGCCATCGGTCTCCGTTGCTCTGCCCGTCGAAAAAGAGATCGTTGAATGGGACACTTTTACAGGGCGACTAGAAGCGGTGAACCTGGTCGAAGTCCGCTCGCGCGTCGGCGGCTATCTCGATTCGGTTCACTTCGAGGAAGGTCAATTCGTTAATGAAGAGGACCTGCTTTTTATCGTCGATCCAAGACCTTTTGAAGCTGAGGTGAGGATGGCCGAAGCGGCGATTGAAGAAGCCGAGGCTCGGTTCGAACAATCCAAAGCGCAGCTCGCTCAAGCGAGAGCGTCGAAGGAAAGCATGTTGGCAGAAATCGAATATGCTAGGACTCAGTACAATCGTTACAAAGAGTTGAACGCTCGTAATGCTGCTTCGGAATCCGATCTCGAGCAAGCTCGCAGCGTGTTCTTGAAAGCTCAAGCGGGTGTAGAATCAGCGGATGCCTCGATCGCCTTGGCCAATGCGTCGATCGCAACCGCGGCCGCGTCGATCGCAACTTCCAAGGCAGCTAAGAACGAAGCGGCGTTGAATTTGGAATACACCAATATCAAAGCTCCAATTTCAGGACGAATTAGTCGTCGCTATGTTACCGAAGGAAACCTGATTAGCGGTGGGTCTCAACAATCGACGCTGTTGACCACCATTGTATCGCTCGATCCCATCTACTTTGTTTTCGACGCCAGTGAGCAACAGGTGCTGAGGCTCCAGCGACTTAGCCAAGGGGGTGTCCGCGTTAGTGCTCGCGATGCTCGTTATCCCGTGTTTCTATCACTGGCCGACGAAGACTCCTTTTCCCGTCGCGGCTACATTGACTTTGTTGACAACCGCTTTGACGAAGGAACTGCGACGATGACCGCTCGCGCCGAGTTTTCCAACAAGGATCACTTCTTGACTCCCGGTATGTTCGGCAAACTCCAAATTGCGAAGACCAAACCATTCAAAACGCTATTGGTTCCGGACTCGGCAATCGGCACCGACCAAACCGAACAGTTCGTTTATGTGCTGAGTGAAGACAACCAAGCGATTCGAAAAGTGGTCGAAACCGGGCCATTGGCTCTAGGACTGCGAGTGATACGTAATGGTATTGAGCCCACCGATCGTGTCGTCGTCGTCGGGCTTCAACGCGTTCGTCTTGGCATGCCGTTGGATCCTGAACCAGTAACAATCGAAGCCGAGGAAGATCCATTCACCGGAGGCGACGTCGCACCATGA
- a CDS encoding endonuclease/exonuclease/phosphatase family protein has translation MGLLSRSSRGRSSRSVFSYIPLIRWIGPLFSIGVIVVSCLAALTGRIDLTVFDTSADDQEESTELVSRSGDRGEGPLTTAPRSMDSIRIATFNIQMFGDRKSSTRTIAEVPGVDVMGTISSIVGRFDLIAIQEVRDDNMTVVRRLVDLVNADGGSYTASVSAPVGDARSGDLQSYAFVWDSTRVQMMSEPYVVQDTADRMHREPMVGTFRTILDPSIHDVPNREPFSFTIINVQNDPRGPVTSFAADRTNLELNVLDDVFVRVRDFEFQRTGEEDCILLGDLNAGPSQLEELSRIPNVESVAGDIKTDVLRRSTLDHILLDRAMTTEFTGRTGVIDFRQDLGLTEAQSKLISDHLPLWAEFSVYEAERIPAVARRQP, from the coding sequence ATGGGATTGCTATCGAGATCGAGCCGCGGGCGAAGCTCACGGTCCGTCTTCAGCTACATCCCATTGATCCGCTGGATTGGACCGCTTTTCAGTATTGGTGTGATCGTGGTCAGTTGCTTGGCTGCGTTGACCGGTCGAATCGACTTGACCGTCTTTGATACGAGCGCTGACGACCAGGAGGAATCGACCGAATTGGTTAGCCGTTCAGGCGACAGGGGCGAAGGTCCCCTAACGACTGCACCCCGGTCAATGGACTCGATTCGGATTGCGACATTCAATATCCAAATGTTTGGCGATCGTAAATCGTCGACGCGGACCATTGCGGAGGTCCCCGGTGTCGACGTGATGGGCACGATTTCCTCGATTGTCGGCCGTTTCGATCTCATTGCCATTCAAGAAGTTCGCGACGACAACATGACCGTCGTCCGACGGCTTGTGGATCTGGTTAATGCAGATGGCGGCAGCTATACCGCCAGCGTCAGTGCACCTGTTGGTGATGCTCGCAGCGGAGATCTTCAATCCTATGCATTCGTTTGGGACTCCACTCGAGTGCAGATGATGTCGGAGCCCTATGTCGTACAAGATACGGCAGATCGAATGCACCGCGAGCCGATGGTGGGGACCTTTCGAACGATTCTGGATCCTTCGATCCACGATGTTCCGAACCGGGAACCGTTTTCGTTTACCATCATCAATGTGCAAAATGATCCGCGTGGCCCAGTCACCTCATTCGCAGCCGATCGGACCAACCTCGAATTGAACGTACTGGATGACGTCTTTGTTCGCGTTCGCGATTTCGAGTTCCAACGAACAGGCGAAGAGGATTGCATTCTGTTGGGGGATTTGAATGCGGGGCCAAGCCAGCTAGAAGAGTTGTCTCGAATCCCCAACGTCGAGTCGGTCGCAGGCGATATCAAGACCGATGTGTTGAGGCGTTCAACCTTGGATCATATTCTGCTAGATCGCGCGATGACGACCGAGTTCACGGGTCGGACAGGAGTGATCGATTTCCGGCAAGATCTGGGGTTGACCGAAGCGCAGTCCAAACTGATCAGCGACCATTTGCCGTTGTGGGCCGAGTTCAGCGTTTACGAAGCGGAGCGAATTCCGGCGGTTGCTCGCCGCCAGCCCTAG
- a CDS encoding ParB/RepB/Spo0J family partition protein → MTSATNNKDRRLGKGLAALLGTPLDENDDIIREQTSDPTTAKIQALELPVEEVQNNPFQPRREFNPDEIASLAESLKSHQQLQPILVRVVDGKYQLISGERRLRATIHAGLPTIRAEVREADDRLVAELAIIENLQRKDLNPIEKALSFKRYIDEHQCKQDDLARRLGIDRSTIANLMRLLELPDTILDSLQAGELTAGHARALLPIGDEEIQLRTADKIKEDSWSVRATEAHVAQLLKAEEDEETGKKVVNATRQKRRSVSPQVESMQQEMRMILGTKVEIKSSARGRGKITIHFTDPDEFERLREILSEAGRPKLRVAG, encoded by the coding sequence GTGACTAGTGCAACAAACAATAAGGATCGACGTTTAGGAAAAGGGCTGGCCGCTCTGCTAGGAACGCCACTCGACGAAAACGATGACATCATACGTGAACAGACCAGCGATCCCACCACCGCCAAAATCCAGGCTTTGGAGCTTCCTGTTGAAGAGGTTCAAAACAACCCCTTTCAACCTCGACGCGAATTCAATCCCGATGAGATCGCATCGCTCGCCGAGAGCCTGAAAAGCCACCAGCAACTACAGCCCATTCTGGTGCGTGTCGTCGATGGGAAATACCAACTCATTAGCGGCGAGCGGCGTTTGCGAGCAACGATCCATGCGGGACTTCCGACGATCCGGGCGGAGGTCCGTGAAGCGGACGACCGCTTGGTCGCCGAGCTTGCGATCATTGAAAACCTACAACGCAAAGATCTTAATCCGATCGAAAAAGCGCTATCGTTCAAACGCTACATTGACGAGCACCAGTGCAAGCAAGATGACCTGGCTCGACGGCTTGGAATCGATCGCAGCACGATCGCCAACCTGATGCGATTGCTGGAACTGCCCGACACGATTCTGGATTCGCTCCAAGCCGGTGAGCTGACCGCCGGGCACGCTCGAGCTCTGCTACCGATCGGTGACGAGGAAATCCAGCTGCGAACCGCTGATAAAATCAAAGAGGATTCCTGGAGCGTTCGAGCGACCGAAGCACATGTGGCTCAACTATTGAAGGCCGAAGAGGACGAGGAGACGGGAAAAAAAGTTGTCAACGCGACGCGGCAAAAACGGCGGTCCGTCTCACCACAAGTCGAATCGATGCAGCAGGAGATGCGGATGATTCTGGGTACCAAAGTCGAGATCAAAAGTTCGGCTCGAGGACGCGGGAAAATCACTATCCACTTTACCGATCCTGACGAGTTCGAACGACTGCGAGAAATCCTTTCCGAGGCAGGTCGGCCGAAGTTGAGGGTTGCGGGTTGA
- a CDS encoding TIGR03009 domain-containing protein yields the protein MLSTSVLLLTGELSAQQNGGATVPSYARQANAAQQPAAPNARIASQQTSTGTPQQEPQPPFAPLTAAQQNQLNQLLLAWQQQSRATTTLDSKFQRWHFDNQAAPAGVHATRADGVIKYASPDKGLFRVDSLVYYRGMEAGKPKFEPQEGMYGEHWVCNGKQLIEFDRSEKQCKIQDLPPEMQGQHIFNSPLPFVFNLDAVEIQKRYWVRQVAAPMESLVLIEAWPKRQEDRAQYKMVQIALDKESFLPKALIMYAPNFHPVNAAKWDQYEFVDMKRNGMGNAISNFMQNFISDRPPSDWTVHREKFSPVVDPPPQSAQGISQSERR from the coding sequence ATGCTTTCCACTTCTGTGTTGCTGCTGACGGGCGAACTATCCGCCCAGCAAAATGGTGGAGCGACGGTGCCGTCTTATGCTCGTCAAGCCAACGCGGCCCAACAACCGGCTGCGCCCAATGCCAGAATCGCATCCCAGCAGACATCTACCGGGACGCCGCAGCAGGAGCCACAACCGCCGTTTGCACCATTAACGGCTGCCCAGCAAAACCAACTCAATCAACTCTTGTTAGCTTGGCAACAACAGAGCCGGGCCACAACAACGCTAGACAGCAAGTTTCAACGCTGGCATTTCGACAACCAAGCGGCTCCTGCTGGAGTTCATGCGACTCGAGCGGATGGCGTGATAAAATATGCTTCGCCCGATAAGGGCCTTTTTCGGGTTGATTCTCTGGTCTATTACCGAGGCATGGAAGCGGGCAAACCGAAGTTTGAGCCTCAAGAGGGAATGTATGGTGAGCATTGGGTTTGCAATGGTAAACAGCTTATTGAGTTTGATCGCAGTGAGAAGCAATGTAAGATTCAGGACCTTCCACCTGAGATGCAGGGGCAGCATATCTTCAACAGTCCGTTACCGTTCGTGTTCAACCTAGATGCGGTTGAGATCCAGAAGCGATACTGGGTTCGACAAGTTGCCGCTCCCATGGAAAGCCTCGTCCTAATTGAAGCTTGGCCAAAGCGTCAAGAGGATCGTGCTCAGTATAAGATGGTGCAAATCGCGCTTGACAAGGAATCGTTTTTGCCAAAAGCGCTAATTATGTATGCGCCCAACTTCCACCCGGTCAATGCAGCGAAATGGGACCAATACGAATTTGTGGACATGAAGCGCAATGGAATGGGCAATGCGATCTCTAACTTCATGCAGAATTTCATAAGTGACCGGCCACCATCCGATTGGACGGTTCACCGCGAGAAGTTCAGCCCCGTCGTCGATCCACCGCCACAAAGTGCACAAGGCATTTCGCAAAGCGAACGGCGATAG
- a CDS encoding ParA family protein codes for MNQKGGVGKTTTAVNLSAALAISGKRSLLLDMDPQCNATGSLGFDPSDGHAMISLESIEEKILETKVENLSMIRGSRTLQDVDRLAAAGESETGQVRKHLDSIIDKFEYILIDCPPSVGPLTQTALSASTEVLMPIQCEYFAMEGLTQLIQIIKKVIVATDGRLTFGGILLTMYDPYLELTREVDEEVRDFFGDIVFDSVVPRDVSLCEAPSHGQTVFQYAPRSRGAFAYTQLCMEVLERD; via the coding sequence GTGAATCAGAAAGGAGGCGTGGGTAAAACGACCACTGCCGTCAACCTTTCCGCTGCGCTAGCGATTTCAGGCAAACGTTCTCTGCTGCTTGACATGGACCCCCAATGCAATGCCACCGGATCACTCGGATTTGACCCGAGTGACGGACATGCCATGATTAGTTTGGAGTCGATCGAAGAGAAAATTCTTGAAACCAAGGTTGAAAACCTCTCGATGATCCGCGGCAGTCGGACGCTGCAGGACGTTGATCGTTTGGCGGCAGCTGGCGAAAGCGAGACCGGCCAAGTCCGCAAGCACCTTGATTCGATCATCGACAAGTTCGAATACATCCTGATTGATTGCCCGCCAAGCGTTGGACCGCTGACTCAAACAGCTTTGTCCGCCAGCACGGAGGTGCTAATGCCGATCCAATGCGAGTACTTCGCGATGGAGGGACTGACTCAACTCATTCAAATAATAAAAAAGGTAATTGTCGCCACCGACGGCAGACTGACCTTTGGGGGAATCCTACTGACAATGTATGATCCCTACTTAGAATTGACCCGTGAAGTCGACGAGGAAGTCCGTGACTTCTTTGGCGATATCGTTTTTGACAGTGTCGTGCCTCGGGACGTTTCGCTATGCGAAGCTCCGAGTCATGGCCAAACCGTGTTCCAGTACGCACCGCGATCCCGTGGCGCGTTCGCTTATACTCAATTGTGCATGGAGGTGCTCGAGCGTGACTAG
- a CDS encoding vWA domain-containing protein: protein MSHRNNRVWKGVEGQPHGSVNRCGSTMVLIAVLLPVLFGLAAFAINIAYMESLNTDVQVTIDAAARAAGREYVLTGSEAKALLAAQEAATENPVAGQVLTLKASDLQFGKSTRSSVDQPYAFTPAEKGNAVRITSESLADGTGNTIPALFPIFGNTFNVRVRQSATSTQSTFDIALVIDRSGSMAFAADEVSDPDVPPATAPVGWDFGDPVPTNARWLDLIAAVKTFNQMLEDSPQDELLALATYSTYANVDLELTDDYNQITDILSQASINGVQGGTNIGDGIYAGRWAATKSDNCRSYASKVIVLMTDGNHNYGSNPYWAAKMAAKSGVTVFTITFSDEANQSAMQTVAENAAGKHFHASDALQLKEAFRDIARNLPSLITE from the coding sequence ATGTCCCATCGCAACAATCGCGTCTGGAAAGGCGTCGAAGGCCAACCCCATGGATCCGTCAACCGATGCGGGTCGACGATGGTTTTGATCGCCGTGTTGTTACCCGTTCTTTTTGGGTTGGCAGCTTTCGCGATCAATATCGCTTACATGGAATCGCTCAATACAGACGTCCAAGTAACGATCGACGCAGCGGCTCGTGCGGCGGGACGTGAGTATGTCTTGACAGGGTCTGAGGCGAAGGCACTTTTAGCAGCTCAAGAAGCGGCGACGGAGAATCCTGTTGCAGGTCAAGTGTTGACGCTCAAGGCCAGTGACTTGCAGTTCGGAAAAAGCACAAGAAGCTCGGTCGACCAGCCGTACGCGTTCACGCCCGCAGAAAAAGGGAACGCCGTTCGAATTACGAGCGAAAGCCTAGCCGATGGAACAGGCAACACCATACCGGCATTGTTTCCAATTTTCGGCAACACGTTCAATGTGCGCGTCCGGCAAAGCGCAACAAGCACGCAGTCGACGTTTGACATCGCACTGGTCATCGACCGAAGTGGCTCGATGGCTTTCGCAGCGGACGAGGTTTCGGATCCTGATGTTCCTCCCGCCACGGCACCCGTTGGATGGGATTTCGGAGATCCGGTTCCCACCAATGCGCGTTGGCTCGACTTAATTGCTGCCGTCAAGACATTCAACCAAATGCTCGAAGACTCTCCACAAGACGAATTGCTCGCCCTGGCAACTTATAGCACCTATGCAAACGTCGATCTTGAACTAACCGACGACTACAACCAAATCACAGACATTCTCAGTCAAGCATCGATCAACGGAGTCCAAGGGGGCACCAACATTGGTGATGGAATTTATGCGGGACGCTGGGCAGCGACGAAATCAGACAACTGTCGTTCCTACGCATCGAAAGTGATCGTCTTGATGACCGATGGAAATCACAACTATGGATCGAATCCGTATTGGGCCGCCAAGATGGCTGCGAAATCGGGCGTCACCGTATTCACAATCACGTTCAGCGACGAAGCCAATCAGTCGGCGATGCAAACGGTCGCCGAAAACGCAGCCGGAAAGCACTTTCACGCGTCCGATGCATTGCAATTGAAGGAAGCGTTCCGCGATATCGCCCGCAATTTACCCTCGCTTATTACAGAGTAA
- a CDS encoding TadE family protein: protein MKYRTQSRGVAVLELAICLPILLTLTFATIEVCTMLHLRQKIKVAAYEGARVGITPESTSSKVSYHCETLLDSQSVYGYTISMQPSNPKDLQEGDYFRVTVDAAFAPNSLVGDWIYSSKTLSETVSLKAE, encoded by the coding sequence ATGAAATATCGAACTCAGTCTCGCGGTGTTGCAGTGCTGGAGCTAGCGATATGCCTACCCATTCTGCTGACGTTAACGTTTGCAACGATTGAGGTATGCACCATGCTGCATCTGCGTCAAAAGATCAAAGTTGCTGCCTACGAAGGTGCTCGCGTTGGCATCACTCCCGAGTCGACCTCCTCGAAGGTTAGTTATCACTGTGAAACATTGCTCGACAGTCAATCGGTCTATGGTTACACGATATCGATGCAGCCATCGAATCCCAAAGACTTGCAAGAAGGGGACTATTTTCGGGTGACCGTGGATGCTGCCTTTGCACCAAATTCATTGGTTGGGGATTGGATCTATAGCAGTAAAACATTATCCGAAACGGTTTCATTAAAAGCGGAATAG